In Chitinibacter sp. SCUT-21, a single genomic region encodes these proteins:
- a CDS encoding EscU/YscU/HrcU family type III secretion system export apparatus switch protein translates to MKRAQAIALAYQDGSAAPKVVAKGKGLVAERIIEKAKEAGIFVHDSPEMVALLMQVDLDSQIPPQLYRAVAELLAFIYMLERGGEVSSPDFSYLSEAAQTAEETNKSADSS, encoded by the coding sequence ATGAAAAGAGCACAGGCCATAGCGCTGGCTTACCAAGATGGCAGTGCCGCCCCCAAAGTTGTCGCTAAGGGTAAGGGCTTAGTCGCTGAGCGAATTATCGAGAAAGCGAAGGAAGCAGGCATCTTTGTGCATGATTCCCCAGAAATGGTTGCATTATTAATGCAAGTTGACCTAGATAGCCAGATTCCTCCCCAATTGTATCGCGCTGTGGCAGAATTACTCGCCTTTATTTATATGCTGGAGCGCGGTGGTGAAGTTAGCTCACCGGATTTCAGTTATCTATCCGAGGCTGCACAGACAGCCGAAGAAACAAACAAATCAGCGGACTCTTCGTGA
- the fliS gene encoding flagellar export chaperone FliS — protein MSNNVRKALSAYQKNTVDVAIAAATPHQLIVMLFDGAMAAISQAKINLENGDVRNKGLMVGKAVSIIEEGLKGALDKTVGGELTQSLDDLYEYMLYKLLQANFYNRVTDLEEVYGLLVGLRESWVSIGAKQELSNSESQPAILSSKV, from the coding sequence ATGTCTAATAATGTTAGAAAAGCATTAAGTGCATATCAGAAAAATACAGTAGATGTGGCAATTGCCGCTGCTACACCTCATCAATTAATTGTGATGTTATTTGATGGTGCTATGGCCGCAATATCACAGGCAAAAATAAATCTTGAGAACGGTGATGTTCGAAATAAAGGGTTGATGGTAGGTAAGGCTGTATCAATTATTGAGGAAGGTTTAAAGGGGGCGCTGGATAAAACGGTAGGGGGAGAACTAACTCAGTCACTCGACGATTTGTATGAATACATGCTTTACAAGTTGCTTCAAGCAAATTTCTATAATCGAGTTACAGATTTGGAAGAAGTGTACGGATTGTTGGTGGGGTTGAGGGAGAGTTGGGTTTCTATTGGAGCAAAACAGGAGTTGTCTAATAGTGAAAGTCAGCCAGCTATTCTTTCGAGTAAGGTGTAA
- a CDS encoding flagellar hook-length control protein FliK: MLPGNTSNTLVGNFVRAQQGVLETVRVSPDDLRLTVGEKVQALVTNQLNNGRFAVLIKDQLLDLNLPRNTQPGEQLELTVLSKDPQLTFRLNANVSQQAQSPTNLQNKDANVALSKAASMIGSLLEQDSPVAELKNTQPLFAGKPDTAQLAGQLASRLAQSGLFYESHQAEWVGGDRSLHSLLKEPQAALSPTQLKTVDQSTKLPTENQTTKQLDADSNQSNAKLEMPVSDKVAMPERREFLGKVGLENSNTQQVLDDAGLKQIVRQQLDLLENKPLVWQGQAWPGQALRWEMELENERQNDSEGGAESQRWQTRLNLDLPTLGELGVVAQLQAGQLSLRFNAKSEATLALLKQQQPELYRRFEAAGLTLVSSQVEHNDET, translated from the coding sequence GTGTTACCCGGCAATACTTCAAATACCCTCGTTGGTAATTTTGTCCGCGCCCAACAAGGGGTGCTTGAGACTGTTCGAGTATCCCCAGATGATTTGCGCTTAACAGTGGGTGAAAAAGTTCAGGCGCTCGTTACTAATCAACTCAATAATGGCCGCTTCGCCGTTCTAATCAAAGATCAGCTTCTTGATTTAAATCTTCCTCGTAATACGCAACCTGGGGAGCAGCTTGAGCTCACTGTGCTTAGCAAAGATCCGCAGTTAACGTTTCGGCTTAACGCAAACGTTTCTCAGCAAGCTCAATCTCCAACAAATCTGCAAAATAAAGATGCCAATGTAGCGTTGAGTAAAGCGGCCTCCATGATCGGCAGCTTGCTTGAGCAAGACTCACCTGTAGCAGAGCTAAAAAACACGCAGCCTTTATTTGCTGGCAAACCCGATACTGCTCAATTAGCAGGGCAGCTTGCTAGCCGCTTGGCGCAAAGCGGCCTGTTTTATGAATCGCATCAGGCTGAATGGGTTGGCGGTGATAGATCTCTACATTCTTTACTGAAAGAGCCACAAGCCGCACTATCACCAACACAGTTAAAGACTGTGGATCAAAGCACCAAATTGCCAACAGAAAATCAAACGACCAAGCAATTAGACGCTGACTCAAATCAATCTAACGCTAAGTTAGAAATGCCTGTTTCAGATAAGGTAGCAATGCCTGAACGTCGTGAATTTTTAGGAAAAGTAGGGCTTGAAAACAGTAATACTCAGCAGGTATTGGATGATGCAGGCTTAAAGCAGATTGTGCGCCAGCAGCTTGATTTGCTAGAAAACAAACCGCTGGTTTGGCAGGGGCAGGCTTGGCCTGGGCAGGCATTGCGCTGGGAGATGGAGCTAGAGAACGAGCGCCAAAATGATAGTGAGGGCGGGGCAGAATCGCAACGCTGGCAAACACGGCTCAATCTTGATTTGCCTACACTAGGTGAGCTGGGTGTTGTCGCGCAATTGCAAGCAGGGCAATTGAGCTTGCGATTTAATGCTAAGAGTGAGGCAACGCTAGCGCTATTAAAACAGCAACAGCCTGAATTGTATCGCCGCTTTGAAGCGGCGGGTTTAACGCTGGTTTCGTCGCAAGTTGAGCACAATGATGAAACCTAA
- the fliD gene encoding flagellar filament capping protein FliD: MPGITASGIGSGLDVQGIVSKLVEVEKEPLKVLDKKELGIQATISAVGTVKSGLSALQTALAGLLDINNFTGIKSNSSATDVLTAQVGNAADPGIYSIDVLQLAASQRVTSKVGVFTGDSQVLANVADVAGGVAKIKLEFGAVDGSNFNLNSDKNPVEISVSPKSGASTITLADVKDAINNSKSGIGATIVQDTPGSARLVINAGDGGAKNAFKLSIVNGAGTQIDKLAYDPTNASDPNFSVLNNEYARDAKFKLNGVEINRPTNSISDALKGVTIDLWKSSLSDPADLNSQSKTVRLEVRRDSLGAEKAIEGFVKSYNELRNQVVELTKYDAKTGKGAILQGENSIQVVMNQLRQDITSNFPDGTGQSFNSLGVSFDRYGAMIFAKEKFTAALKVDPANVASSLGAYDKKLPPPESAKNGIAFKINASITQLVDKGGVIGTYLQSLDSKVKSINQQRVSINQTVEQAQARYLKQFNALDLAVAKMRSTGDFLTSQLAALKANNN, translated from the coding sequence ATGCCTGGAATTACAGCTTCTGGAATTGGTTCGGGTTTAGATGTGCAAGGTATTGTATCTAAACTGGTTGAGGTCGAAAAAGAACCTTTGAAGGTGTTGGATAAGAAAGAGCTGGGAATTCAGGCGACGATTTCTGCTGTGGGAACAGTTAAAAGTGGTTTATCTGCGCTGCAGACTGCATTGGCAGGTCTTTTGGATATAAATAATTTTACAGGTATTAAAAGTAATTCCTCAGCAACGGATGTATTAACTGCTCAGGTTGGAAATGCTGCCGATCCAGGAATTTATTCCATTGATGTTTTGCAGTTGGCAGCAAGTCAACGTGTAACTAGCAAGGTGGGAGTTTTTACTGGAGACTCACAAGTTTTGGCTAACGTGGCAGATGTTGCAGGTGGTGTAGCTAAAATTAAATTGGAATTTGGAGCTGTTGATGGTTCGAATTTTAATTTAAATAGTGATAAAAATCCAGTTGAAATTTCGGTGAGCCCAAAATCAGGTGCGTCGACGATAACATTGGCTGATGTTAAAGATGCGATCAATAATTCTAAATCAGGTATTGGTGCCACAATTGTTCAAGATACACCTGGATCAGCACGTTTAGTGATTAATGCGGGTGATGGTGGTGCTAAAAATGCATTTAAACTGTCGATTGTGAATGGTGCCGGTACTCAAATAGATAAATTGGCCTATGACCCAACGAATGCATCAGATCCGAATTTTTCAGTGCTTAATAATGAATATGCGCGAGATGCAAAATTTAAATTGAATGGTGTCGAAATTAATCGGCCAACAAACAGTATTTCTGATGCACTAAAAGGTGTAACGATTGATCTTTGGAAGTCTTCGTTATCCGACCCTGCTGATTTGAATTCCCAGTCTAAGACTGTACGACTAGAGGTGCGTCGTGATTCGCTTGGGGCAGAAAAAGCTATTGAGGGGTTCGTTAAATCCTATAATGAGCTGCGCAATCAAGTGGTTGAGTTGACTAAATATGATGCGAAAACTGGAAAAGGTGCCATTTTACAAGGAGAAAATTCAATTCAGGTTGTTATGAATCAACTAAGGCAAGATATTACTTCCAATTTTCCGGATGGAACAGGTCAAAGTTTTAATTCTTTAGGGGTTTCTTTTGATCGCTATGGTGCAATGATCTTTGCGAAAGAAAAATTTACTGCAGCTTTGAAGGTTGATCCTGCCAACGTGGCTAGCTCACTTGGAGCATATGATAAAAAACTTCCTCCTCCTGAGTCGGCGAAGAATGGGATTGCCTTTAAAATTAATGCATCGATAACTCAGTTAGTCGATAAGGGTGGGGTAATTGGAACTTACCTTCAGTCTCTAGATTCAAAAGTTAAAAGCATCAATCAGCAGCGTGTTTCTATTAATCAAACAGTTGAACAAGCTCAGGCTCGTTACTTGAAGCAATTTAACGCACTAGATTTGGCTGTTGCCAAAATGCGAAGTACCGGTGATTTTTTAACATCTCAATTGGCTGCTCTTAAAGCTAATAATAATTGA
- a CDS encoding DUF2802 domain-containing protein, whose product MIVVSLWNLIIIFLFLVIAYALNVSFIYFRMKQNDRGSIDEILQHINDLQRQLLEVVKKIEAVKGLELNSICEDDAERGGGKIGGRDEFENTYARAIVLAQQGFSPEDLIVDCGLSRAEAELIVTIYRGAYKG is encoded by the coding sequence ATGATTGTCGTTTCGTTGTGGAATTTGATTATTATATTTTTGTTTTTGGTAATTGCTTATGCATTGAACGTATCTTTTATTTATTTTCGAATGAAGCAAAATGATCGTGGAAGTATTGATGAAATTCTTCAACATATAAATGATCTCCAGCGGCAGCTGTTGGAGGTGGTTAAAAAAATTGAAGCGGTAAAAGGACTTGAATTAAATTCCATATGTGAAGACGATGCTGAACGGGGGGGGGGTAAAATTGGTGGGCGTGACGAATTTGAAAATACTTATGCACGTGCCATAGTCCTAGCGCAACAAGGATTTAGCCCCGAAGACTTAATAGTTGATTGCGGGCTTTCACGTGCAGAAGCTGAATTAATTGTTACCATTTACCGTGGTGCCTATAAGGGGTAA